The Macadamia integrifolia cultivar HAES 741 unplaced genomic scaffold, SCU_Mint_v3 scaffold1305, whole genome shotgun sequence genome window below encodes:
- the LOC122063370 gene encoding cinnamoyl-CoA reductase 1-like yields the protein MMVSGQIVCVTGAGGFIASWLIKLLLERGYFVKGTVLDPNDPKNSHLRELPGAKERLTLCKADILDYESILHAVKGCSGLFHVAFPIVNDLKRVMEAAIRGTMNVMNAAAEAQVKRVVFTSSVAVIHMDPNRSPDRVVDETCWSDLNYVKTISDWYSYGKILAELTAWEMAKKRGVELVTVIPSFTIGQMLQPYTSNSALHIIKLLNGWHKKYGNYVQGYVHVRDVALAHILVYESPTAAGRYLCLGTVLHRSEIAAMLLQMFPHYPIPTK from the exons ATGATGGTTTCAGGCCAAATTGTGTGTGTCACTGGCGCAGGAGGTTTCATTGCTTCATGGCTTATTAAGCTTCTCCTAGAAAGAGGTTACTTTGTCAAGGGAACAGTTCTAGACCCTA ATGATCCCAAGAATTCTCATTTGAGGGAACTACCAGGGGCTAAGGAGAGATTAACTCTTTGTAAAGCTGACATTCTTGATTATGAGAGCATTCTCCATGCAGTCAAAGGATGCAGTGGACTCTTTCACGTAGCCTTTCCTATTGTGAATGATTTG AAACGAGTTATGGAGGCAGCAATCAGAGGAACCATGAATGTGATGAATGCCGCAGCAGAAGCTCAAGTTAAACGTGTGGTTTTCACGTCTTCAGTGGCAGTAATTCATATGGATCCTAATAGGAGTCCTGACAGGGTCGTCGATGAGACTTGCTGGAGCGATCTCAACTATGTCAAGACCATTTCG GACTGGTATTCTTATGGGAAGATATTGGCAGAGCTGACAGCGTGGGAGATGGCAAAGAAGAGAGGGGTGGAACTGGTGACTGTGATCCCTTCCTTCACTATTGGTCAAATGCTTCAACCATATACCAGTAATTCTGCACTTCACATTATCAAGTTACTCAATGGGTGGCATAAGAAGTATGGCAATTATGTACAGGGTTATGTTCATGTCAGGGATGTAGCTTTGGCTCATATTCTTGTTTATGAGTCCCCTACCGCAGCTGGCAGGTACCTCTGCCTTGGCACCGTGCTTCACCGGTCTGAGATCGCTGCCATGCTTCTTCAGATGTTCCCTCACTACCCCATTCCCACCAAGTAA
- the LOC122063387 gene encoding cysteine proteinase inhibitor 6-like, translating into MASLHYFFVVLVSSLLLLQMTSAIGKSIPPTPLSGGWEPIEDVKDPYVQKLGKFAVTENNKVSKVDLQFVAVKKGESQTVNGMKYRLLVSAKDHGIASDYNAEVYEKKWTNTRKLISFTKA; encoded by the coding sequence ATGGCATCCCTGCACTATTTCTTTGttgttcttgtttcttctctacttcttctgcAAATGACTTCTGCCATTGGTAAGTCAATACCCCCAACACCCCTCTCGGGCGGATGGGAACCCATCGAAGATGTGAAGGATCCATATGTTCAAAAGCTTGGGAAATTTGCAGTAACTGAAAACAACAAAGTTTCAAAGGTGGATCTCCAATTTGTTGCAGTGAAGAAAGGTGAATCTCAGACTGTTAATGGAATGAAATACAGGCTCCTTGTCTCTGCAAAAGATCATGGTATTGCAAGTGATTATAACGCTGAGGTATATGAGAAAAAGTGGACAAACACTAGGAAGCTTATCTCCTTCACCAAGGCTTAA